From Epinephelus lanceolatus isolate andai-2023 chromosome 5, ASM4190304v1, whole genome shotgun sequence, the proteins below share one genomic window:
- the asb15a gene encoding ankyrin repeat and SOCS box protein 15 isoform X1, which translates to MDSADDLDEDELLDFNVQMSIQESCHLMGPGRSEALKLALAIKQGDMVALQKLCDFPAAFSQVDKQGWYPLHRAAVQPLVQVLETVLYASFSLTLEEKTSGGETFLTLAVKAGLVENVTMLLDHGASPHTTNSKNESPLLLAVRGGSYQMVSSLIAGGARVGQVCLKKWTAVHEASRAGCVRVMELLLQNGGQVSETDQYGVTPLGIAAEYSHSEVLELLIKHGADVNAQAPNGDSVLYDAAGSGNPDCIDILLQHGANPNIHNLNSQLPIHHAAYEGHYLALRILIPITTRRALRLSGHSPVHSAADGGHTHCLELLLQKGFDVNAQLAPHITDNYGDMRRTPLYFAVSNGDTTCTEILLRSGAKPDLDPLRCLLVAVRSGRYEIVKLLLAAKADVNCYFTVVNDTVFPTALLYCLKDEVMMRLLLNNGYDAEKCFCCNHDDEWDDLSKTSYSQDQEEKVAFCDFVSVSWLVNLVGQVVSILLEYVGQVSLCGKLRKILEKHKEWSHIHRTIRNPRSLSHLSRVLIRKHLSCSSLMSAHLPNRLKDYLLFKENDLYAKIICREV; encoded by the exons ATGGATTCAGCTGACGATTTGGACGAAGACGAACTTCTGGACTTCAACGTTCAGATGAGCATTCAGGAGTCGTGTCATCTAATGGGACCAGGGAG GAGTGAAGCTTTGAAGCTTGCGTTGGCCATCAAACAAG GTGACATGGTGGCACTGCAGAAGCTCTGTGATttcccagcagccttcagtcagGTGGACAAGCAGGGCTGGTATCCACTGCACAGGGCGGCGGTCCAACCTCTGGTCCAGGTGCTGGAGACGGTGCTGTACG CGTCTTTCAGTCTGACTCTGGAGGAAAAGACTTCGGGGGGTGAGACTTTCCTGACTTTAGCAGTAAAAGCTGGTTTGGTGGAAAACGTGACGATGCTGCTGGACCATGGAGCTTCTCCTCACACGACCAACAGCAAGAATGAATCCCCTCTTCTTTTAG CGGTCAGAGGCGGATCCTATCAGATGGTTTCCAGTCTGATCGCTGGAGGAGCTCGggttggacaggtgtgtctgaaGAAGTGGACGGCCGTGCACGAGGCCTCCAGGGCCGGCTGTGTTCGAGTCATGGAGCTCCTGCTGCAGAACGGAGGTCAGGTCTCAGAGACAGACCAGTACGGAGTGACACCTCTGGGCATCGCTGCAGAGTACAGCCACTCTGAAGTCCTGGAGCTCCTCATCAAACATG gtGCTGATGTAAACGCTCAGGCGCCAAATGGCGACAGTGTCCTGTACGATGCTGCAGGTTCGGGGAATCCAGACTGTATCGACATCTTGCTGCAGCACGGAGCAAATCCAAACATTCACAACCTGAACTCCCAGCTGCCCATCCACCATGCTGCATATGAGGGACACTATCT AGCTTTGAGGATTTTGATCCCCATCACCACCAGACGGGCCCTGCGGCTGTCCGGCCACAGCCCCGTCCACTCTGCCGCTGATGGAGGCCACACTCACTGCCTGGAGCTCCTGCTGCAGAAAGGCTTCGACGTCAATGCGCAGTTGGCCCCTCACATCACCGACAACTACGGCGACATGAGGAGGACCCCGCTGTACTTCGCTGTCTCCAACGGAGACACGACCTGCACAGAGATTCTACTGAGGTCGGGTGCCAAACCAGACCTGGACCCGCTGCGCTGCCTCCTGGTGGCGGTCAGGTCGGGCCGCTACGAGATTGTGAAGCTGCTGCTGGCGGCCAAAGCAGATGTGAACTGTTACTTCACAGTGGTGAATGACACGGTGTTCCCCACGGCGCTGCTGTACTGTCTGAAGGATGAGGTGATGATGAGGCTGCTGCTCAACAACGGCTACGACGCAGAGAAGTGTTTCTGTTGTAACCATGACGACGAATGGGACGACCTGAGCAAGACTAGTTACTCACAAGATCAGGAGGAAAAAGTTGCT TTTTGTGATTTCGTCAGTGTCTCCTGGCTGGTGAACCTTGTGGGCCAAGTCGTCTCAATCCTCCTGGAATACGTCGGTCAGGTTTCTCTCTGTGGCAAGCTGAGAAAGATCTTGGAGAAACACAAGGAGTGGTCTCACATTCACAGGACCATAC GTAACCCTCGCTCTCTGTCTCACCTGAGCAGAGTGTTGATCAGGAAACACCTGAGCTGCAGCAGTCTGATGTCCGCCCACCTGCCCAACAGGCTGAAGGACTACCTGTTGTTCAAAGAGAACGACCTGTACGCCAAAATCATCTGCAGGGAGGTCTGA
- the asb15a gene encoding dynein axonemal heavy chain 12 isoform X3, giving the protein MDSADDLDEDELLDFNVQMSIQESCHLMGPGRSEALKLALAIKQASFSLTLEEKTSGGETFLTLAVKAGLVENVTMLLDHGASPHTTNSKNESPLLLAVRGGSYQMVSSLIAGGARVGQVCLKKWTAVHEASRAGCVRVMELLLQNGGQVSETDQYGVTPLGIAAEYSHSEVLELLIKHGADVNAQAPNGDSVLYDAAGSGNPDCIDILLQHGANPNIHNLNSQLPIHHAAYEGHYLALRILIPITTRRALRLSGHSPVHSAADGGHTHCLELLLQKGFDVNAQLAPHITDNYGDMRRTPLYFAVSNGDTTCTEILLRSGAKPDLDPLRCLLVAVRSGRYEIVKLLLAAKADVNCYFTVVNDTVFPTALLYCLKDEVMMRLLLNNGYDAEKCFCCNHDDEWDDLSKTSYSQDQEEKVAFCDFVSVSWLVNLVGQVVSILLEYVGQVSLCGKLRKILEKHKEWSHIHRTIRNPRSLSHLSRVLIRKHLSCSSLMSAHLPNRLKDYLLFKENDLYAKIICREV; this is encoded by the exons ATGGATTCAGCTGACGATTTGGACGAAGACGAACTTCTGGACTTCAACGTTCAGATGAGCATTCAGGAGTCGTGTCATCTAATGGGACCAGGGAG GAGTGAAGCTTTGAAGCTTGCGTTGGCCATCAAACAAG CGTCTTTCAGTCTGACTCTGGAGGAAAAGACTTCGGGGGGTGAGACTTTCCTGACTTTAGCAGTAAAAGCTGGTTTGGTGGAAAACGTGACGATGCTGCTGGACCATGGAGCTTCTCCTCACACGACCAACAGCAAGAATGAATCCCCTCTTCTTTTAG CGGTCAGAGGCGGATCCTATCAGATGGTTTCCAGTCTGATCGCTGGAGGAGCTCGggttggacaggtgtgtctgaaGAAGTGGACGGCCGTGCACGAGGCCTCCAGGGCCGGCTGTGTTCGAGTCATGGAGCTCCTGCTGCAGAACGGAGGTCAGGTCTCAGAGACAGACCAGTACGGAGTGACACCTCTGGGCATCGCTGCAGAGTACAGCCACTCTGAAGTCCTGGAGCTCCTCATCAAACATG gtGCTGATGTAAACGCTCAGGCGCCAAATGGCGACAGTGTCCTGTACGATGCTGCAGGTTCGGGGAATCCAGACTGTATCGACATCTTGCTGCAGCACGGAGCAAATCCAAACATTCACAACCTGAACTCCCAGCTGCCCATCCACCATGCTGCATATGAGGGACACTATCT AGCTTTGAGGATTTTGATCCCCATCACCACCAGACGGGCCCTGCGGCTGTCCGGCCACAGCCCCGTCCACTCTGCCGCTGATGGAGGCCACACTCACTGCCTGGAGCTCCTGCTGCAGAAAGGCTTCGACGTCAATGCGCAGTTGGCCCCTCACATCACCGACAACTACGGCGACATGAGGAGGACCCCGCTGTACTTCGCTGTCTCCAACGGAGACACGACCTGCACAGAGATTCTACTGAGGTCGGGTGCCAAACCAGACCTGGACCCGCTGCGCTGCCTCCTGGTGGCGGTCAGGTCGGGCCGCTACGAGATTGTGAAGCTGCTGCTGGCGGCCAAAGCAGATGTGAACTGTTACTTCACAGTGGTGAATGACACGGTGTTCCCCACGGCGCTGCTGTACTGTCTGAAGGATGAGGTGATGATGAGGCTGCTGCTCAACAACGGCTACGACGCAGAGAAGTGTTTCTGTTGTAACCATGACGACGAATGGGACGACCTGAGCAAGACTAGTTACTCACAAGATCAGGAGGAAAAAGTTGCT TTTTGTGATTTCGTCAGTGTCTCCTGGCTGGTGAACCTTGTGGGCCAAGTCGTCTCAATCCTCCTGGAATACGTCGGTCAGGTTTCTCTCTGTGGCAAGCTGAGAAAGATCTTGGAGAAACACAAGGAGTGGTCTCACATTCACAGGACCATAC GTAACCCTCGCTCTCTGTCTCACCTGAGCAGAGTGTTGATCAGGAAACACCTGAGCTGCAGCAGTCTGATGTCCGCCCACCTGCCCAACAGGCTGAAGGACTACCTGTTGTTCAAAGAGAACGACCTGTACGCCAAAATCATCTGCAGGGAGGTCTGA
- the asb15a gene encoding dynein axonemal heavy chain 12 isoform X2 — protein sequence MKWPVTWWHCRSSVISQQPSVRWTSRAGIHCTGRRSNLWSRCWRRCCTVASFSLTLEEKTSGGETFLTLAVKAGLVENVTMLLDHGASPHTTNSKNESPLLLAVRGGSYQMVSSLIAGGARVGQVCLKKWTAVHEASRAGCVRVMELLLQNGGQVSETDQYGVTPLGIAAEYSHSEVLELLIKHGADVNAQAPNGDSVLYDAAGSGNPDCIDILLQHGANPNIHNLNSQLPIHHAAYEGHYLALRILIPITTRRALRLSGHSPVHSAADGGHTHCLELLLQKGFDVNAQLAPHITDNYGDMRRTPLYFAVSNGDTTCTEILLRSGAKPDLDPLRCLLVAVRSGRYEIVKLLLAAKADVNCYFTVVNDTVFPTALLYCLKDEVMMRLLLNNGYDAEKCFCCNHDDEWDDLSKTSYSQDQEEKVAFCDFVSVSWLVNLVGQVVSILLEYVGQVSLCGKLRKILEKHKEWSHIHRTIRNPRSLSHLSRVLIRKHLSCSSLMSAHLPNRLKDYLLFKENDLYAKIICREV from the exons atgaagtggccg GTGACATGGTGGCACTGCAGAAGCTCTGTGATttcccagcagccttcagtcagGTGGACAAGCAGGGCTGGTATCCACTGCACAGGGCGGCGGTCCAACCTCTGGTCCAGGTGCTGGAGACGGTGCTGTACGGTGG CGTCTTTCAGTCTGACTCTGGAGGAAAAGACTTCGGGGGGTGAGACTTTCCTGACTTTAGCAGTAAAAGCTGGTTTGGTGGAAAACGTGACGATGCTGCTGGACCATGGAGCTTCTCCTCACACGACCAACAGCAAGAATGAATCCCCTCTTCTTTTAG CGGTCAGAGGCGGATCCTATCAGATGGTTTCCAGTCTGATCGCTGGAGGAGCTCGggttggacaggtgtgtctgaaGAAGTGGACGGCCGTGCACGAGGCCTCCAGGGCCGGCTGTGTTCGAGTCATGGAGCTCCTGCTGCAGAACGGAGGTCAGGTCTCAGAGACAGACCAGTACGGAGTGACACCTCTGGGCATCGCTGCAGAGTACAGCCACTCTGAAGTCCTGGAGCTCCTCATCAAACATG gtGCTGATGTAAACGCTCAGGCGCCAAATGGCGACAGTGTCCTGTACGATGCTGCAGGTTCGGGGAATCCAGACTGTATCGACATCTTGCTGCAGCACGGAGCAAATCCAAACATTCACAACCTGAACTCCCAGCTGCCCATCCACCATGCTGCATATGAGGGACACTATCT AGCTTTGAGGATTTTGATCCCCATCACCACCAGACGGGCCCTGCGGCTGTCCGGCCACAGCCCCGTCCACTCTGCCGCTGATGGAGGCCACACTCACTGCCTGGAGCTCCTGCTGCAGAAAGGCTTCGACGTCAATGCGCAGTTGGCCCCTCACATCACCGACAACTACGGCGACATGAGGAGGACCCCGCTGTACTTCGCTGTCTCCAACGGAGACACGACCTGCACAGAGATTCTACTGAGGTCGGGTGCCAAACCAGACCTGGACCCGCTGCGCTGCCTCCTGGTGGCGGTCAGGTCGGGCCGCTACGAGATTGTGAAGCTGCTGCTGGCGGCCAAAGCAGATGTGAACTGTTACTTCACAGTGGTGAATGACACGGTGTTCCCCACGGCGCTGCTGTACTGTCTGAAGGATGAGGTGATGATGAGGCTGCTGCTCAACAACGGCTACGACGCAGAGAAGTGTTTCTGTTGTAACCATGACGACGAATGGGACGACCTGAGCAAGACTAGTTACTCACAAGATCAGGAGGAAAAAGTTGCT TTTTGTGATTTCGTCAGTGTCTCCTGGCTGGTGAACCTTGTGGGCCAAGTCGTCTCAATCCTCCTGGAATACGTCGGTCAGGTTTCTCTCTGTGGCAAGCTGAGAAAGATCTTGGAGAAACACAAGGAGTGGTCTCACATTCACAGGACCATAC GTAACCCTCGCTCTCTGTCTCACCTGAGCAGAGTGTTGATCAGGAAACACCTGAGCTGCAGCAGTCTGATGTCCGCCCACCTGCCCAACAGGCTGAAGGACTACCTGTTGTTCAAAGAGAACGACCTGTACGCCAAAATCATCTGCAGGGAGGTCTGA
- the asb15a gene encoding ankyrin repeat and SOCS box protein 15 isoform X4 codes for MVALQKLCDFPAAFSQVDKQGWYPLHRAAVQPLVQVLETVLYASFSLTLEEKTSGGETFLTLAVKAGLVENVTMLLDHGASPHTTNSKNESPLLLAVRGGSYQMVSSLIAGGARVGQVCLKKWTAVHEASRAGCVRVMELLLQNGGQVSETDQYGVTPLGIAAEYSHSEVLELLIKHGADVNAQAPNGDSVLYDAAGSGNPDCIDILLQHGANPNIHNLNSQLPIHHAAYEGHYLALRILIPITTRRALRLSGHSPVHSAADGGHTHCLELLLQKGFDVNAQLAPHITDNYGDMRRTPLYFAVSNGDTTCTEILLRSGAKPDLDPLRCLLVAVRSGRYEIVKLLLAAKADVNCYFTVVNDTVFPTALLYCLKDEVMMRLLLNNGYDAEKCFCCNHDDEWDDLSKTSYSQDQEEKVAFCDFVSVSWLVNLVGQVVSILLEYVGQVSLCGKLRKILEKHKEWSHIHRTIRNPRSLSHLSRVLIRKHLSCSSLMSAHLPNRLKDYLLFKENDLYAKIICREV; via the exons ATGGTGGCACTGCAGAAGCTCTGTGATttcccagcagccttcagtcagGTGGACAAGCAGGGCTGGTATCCACTGCACAGGGCGGCGGTCCAACCTCTGGTCCAGGTGCTGGAGACGGTGCTGTACG CGTCTTTCAGTCTGACTCTGGAGGAAAAGACTTCGGGGGGTGAGACTTTCCTGACTTTAGCAGTAAAAGCTGGTTTGGTGGAAAACGTGACGATGCTGCTGGACCATGGAGCTTCTCCTCACACGACCAACAGCAAGAATGAATCCCCTCTTCTTTTAG CGGTCAGAGGCGGATCCTATCAGATGGTTTCCAGTCTGATCGCTGGAGGAGCTCGggttggacaggtgtgtctgaaGAAGTGGACGGCCGTGCACGAGGCCTCCAGGGCCGGCTGTGTTCGAGTCATGGAGCTCCTGCTGCAGAACGGAGGTCAGGTCTCAGAGACAGACCAGTACGGAGTGACACCTCTGGGCATCGCTGCAGAGTACAGCCACTCTGAAGTCCTGGAGCTCCTCATCAAACATG gtGCTGATGTAAACGCTCAGGCGCCAAATGGCGACAGTGTCCTGTACGATGCTGCAGGTTCGGGGAATCCAGACTGTATCGACATCTTGCTGCAGCACGGAGCAAATCCAAACATTCACAACCTGAACTCCCAGCTGCCCATCCACCATGCTGCATATGAGGGACACTATCT AGCTTTGAGGATTTTGATCCCCATCACCACCAGACGGGCCCTGCGGCTGTCCGGCCACAGCCCCGTCCACTCTGCCGCTGATGGAGGCCACACTCACTGCCTGGAGCTCCTGCTGCAGAAAGGCTTCGACGTCAATGCGCAGTTGGCCCCTCACATCACCGACAACTACGGCGACATGAGGAGGACCCCGCTGTACTTCGCTGTCTCCAACGGAGACACGACCTGCACAGAGATTCTACTGAGGTCGGGTGCCAAACCAGACCTGGACCCGCTGCGCTGCCTCCTGGTGGCGGTCAGGTCGGGCCGCTACGAGATTGTGAAGCTGCTGCTGGCGGCCAAAGCAGATGTGAACTGTTACTTCACAGTGGTGAATGACACGGTGTTCCCCACGGCGCTGCTGTACTGTCTGAAGGATGAGGTGATGATGAGGCTGCTGCTCAACAACGGCTACGACGCAGAGAAGTGTTTCTGTTGTAACCATGACGACGAATGGGACGACCTGAGCAAGACTAGTTACTCACAAGATCAGGAGGAAAAAGTTGCT TTTTGTGATTTCGTCAGTGTCTCCTGGCTGGTGAACCTTGTGGGCCAAGTCGTCTCAATCCTCCTGGAATACGTCGGTCAGGTTTCTCTCTGTGGCAAGCTGAGAAAGATCTTGGAGAAACACAAGGAGTGGTCTCACATTCACAGGACCATAC GTAACCCTCGCTCTCTGTCTCACCTGAGCAGAGTGTTGATCAGGAAACACCTGAGCTGCAGCAGTCTGATGTCCGCCCACCTGCCCAACAGGCTGAAGGACTACCTGTTGTTCAAAGAGAACGACCTGTACGCCAAAATCATCTGCAGGGAGGTCTGA
- the lmod2a gene encoding leiomodin-2a: MSTFGYRRELKKYEEVDEDELLASLSSEELQELERELATLDDNIPIGLRQKDQTAKTPTGNFDRDALLKYWEDENKKLMEDEKMESNGGQEGRQDKSRGERVTVTTSDASKTVDSDRRKISQKGKKVQSVYSKNDAKEDEAEKKDECKKEALIRIKCPQKNGLSKGTRSESRRSEMTEQNLNATSDRASGNPIVIDETLEQIRSDDPTMREVNLNNIEDISQETLLRFAEALCTNTHVHMFSLANTHADDRVAFAISKMLRENRFIRNLNIESNFVSGQGILALLAALQHNRTLVELRFHNQRHICGGKVEMEMVQLLRENTTLLKLGYQFDLPGPRMTATSILTRNQDQERQRRLQQRKEQSPPEVSGQGPGSSAENRPQKKPLQSSKTVENQIRNPPAPPPPSLNPPTRKISEMVKQHESSNSTNIQSNQKKPKSKKLKNGANEKESADILKDLKNALKPSLQKRRDEPSRLPPPQRSSRDDLMAAIRGSSIGSLKRVDLSEG; this comes from the exons ATGAGTACCTTTGGGTACCGCAGGGAGCTGAAGAAGTACGAGGAGGTGGACGAAGACGAGCTGCTGGCCTCTCTGTCCTCGGAGGAGCTCCAggagctggagagggagctggccACCCTCGATGACAACATCCCCATCGGCCTGAGGCAGAAAGACCAGACTGCCAAAACCCCAACGGGGAACTTTGACAGAGATGCTTTGCTGAAATACTGGGAGGACGAGAACAAGAAGCTGATGGAGGACGAGAAGATGGAGTCCAATGGAGGACAG GAAGGACGTCAAGATAAGAGCAGAGGGGAGCGAGTGACAGTGACCACCAGCGATGCCAGTAAGACTGTGGACAGCGACAGGAGGAAGATTTCACAGAAGGGGAAGAAAGTTCAGAGTGTCTACAGCAAAAATGATGCGAAGGAAGATGAGGCGGAAAAGAAAGATGAGTGTAAAAAGGAGGCTCTGATCAGGATTAAATGTCCTCAGAAAAACGGTCTGTCAAAAGGCACGAGGAGTGAATCGAGGAGGAGTGAAATgacagaacaaaacctgaatgCAACCTCTGACAGAGCAAGCGGGAACCCGATCGTAATTGATGAAACTCTGGAGCAGATCCGGAGTGACGATCCCACCATGAGAGAAGTCAACCTTAACAACATCGAAGACATTTCCCAAGAAACCTTGCTTCGTTTTGCCGAGGCCTTGTGCACAAACACTCACGTCCACATGTTCAGCCTCGCCAACACCCACGCCGATGATCGGGTTGCCTTCGCCATCTCTAAGATGCTCCGTGAGAACCGCTTCATCAGGAACCTGAACATTGAGTCCAACTTTGTGTCTGGTCAGGGTATCCTGGCTCTGCTGGCGGCGCTTCAGCATAACAGGACGCTGGTGGAGCTTCGCTTCCACAACCAGAGGCACATTTGCGGGGGTAAGGTAGAGATGGAGATGGTCCAGCTGCTGAGGGAAAACACAACTTTGCTCAAGCTTGGTTACCAGTTCGACCTCCCGGGTCCGAGAATGACAGCGACCAGCATCCTGACACGCAACCAGGACCAAGAACGACAGAGGAGGCTCCAACAGAGGAAGGAGCAGAGTCCTCCAGAGGTGTCAGGACAAGGTCCTGGTTCATCTGCAGAAAACAGACCACAGAAGAAGCCCTTACAATCTTCTAAGACTGTTGAAAATCAGATCAGAAATCCCCCTGCTCCCCCTCCTCCATCTTTAAATCCACCAACGAGGAAGATCTCTGAAATGGTCAAACAGCATGAAAGTTCAAACAGCACGAACATTCAGTCAAACCAAAAAAAGCCAAAGTCAAAGAAGCTCAAGAACGGGGCCAATGAAAAGGAGAGTGCAGATATTCTCAAAGACCTGAAGAACGCTTTGAAGCCGTCACTGCAGAAGAGACGAGACGAACCATCACGTCTTCCGCCACCACAGAGGTCAAGCCGCGATGACCTGATGGCGGCAATTCGTGGGAGCAGCATTGGGTCCTTAAAAAGG GTGGATCTGTCAGAGGGCTGA